The genome window tggaaatggagctttgaattacatgagtaagtatcgggtctcgtaggccctatttgttatgaatataatattttgaggatatgttgtaaagaattataaaagcatgttaaaaatttgaagagtttaaatttgaatgaaattttgtaactcgatttaatacgtttacatgtgtaagtgttctagtaatgcctcataccctattccggagttgaatacgggtaaggggtgttacatattacATAGgtgaattaatttagtaagaAAGAAAGTGTCTAGTTGTTCTAATATTTGagtttaatatgttttgaaCAGTAAATATGATGTATTACATAGTTTATGAGCTTTTATTACTGTTTGGAATGATTGTGTATAGTTTTGGTATGGTTTAAAGGTGtttgaaaatagaatttttGGGTCTTCTGTCTCAAGTCTCAAGACAAATGAAATGTGCATTGAGACATAAGAACTTTGAAGCTAAAAAGCTAGAGTATCAGGGtaatgtctcgagacatacaCTCATTTGTCTCGAGACAGGATAACTGTGAATCTAAAGTTCTATACTAACATGATATTGTCTTGAGACATTCAAGCctttgtctcgagacatatagacctaaaactgaaaatttttaGTTGGGCCAAAAGAGACCTGGAACGATTTTGGAATGGAATTAAACTTTATTGTTAGTCTAATTGTGTTCTAAAAAAGGTAATGTGGCCTTGATAAGGGCCCAAACTATAAGTATTTGATATGGAAAAGAATGTTCAGTGCTAAATGCAACATTCATTACTCGAGTTtctcgagtaaggggtgttacacgaaTTATGGTTCGACCCAataatgcaacttaatattagttaaacattacaTAATCAATGAGTCaatattttcttacattttgCTTTTCGTGAAAAAATTGTTGAAGACAAATGCAAATGATATTAATGTATGATGGAATTTATTTAAaccattttgttcaaaaattacaagtacaaaatgaaaaatacacTACACATATAGCACTAGATCCTAACAAAACTTCCAAGGTGCACAAGCACTGGACAAATGCATGGCTCGATGTCTCCTCAAGAGAAAACCTAGGATTGGTTTGGTGCTATTGGGCCTCGTATCACTCGTTGTGTCGCGTATTAGGGTTGGACTCTAGATTTCTCTAAGCCCTTAGGACACTCTATCTGTAGTCCATAGTGCTGCCTTTTGGATCATGGGATGATGCTAAGTAGGAGGTGCATCGAGACACAATTATAGGGTGAGCAACTAGTAGGTGGGTTACAAGTCTTGCTGGAAATGTAGAGATGTCGAGTGGGCTAGTGTGTCGATGCTAGGACGATGCATTAGATTGAGTCTTAAGTTGAGTGCATAATGTTGAGTGTCTATCACACTTTAGACTATCCTTGAGTAGGAGAAAATGTGGAAGGCCTTTGAGTTACCTTATTGAGGAATGTGTTGGGCTAGAAACGACCTTTGGTTAGCAGAGGTCAACTCTGGAGTAATACCTTGTGTTTTAGCACATGCGATGCGATAAGTAGGCGCAGACTCGGTGTTGAGTTTGATGAAGTCTTTATTAAAGATGAATTACAACTTGGATTGTAATAGTCAATGCTCAAGAGCATCAATGTAGATGGATGCTTGAGACCTTTGCGAGTACAAGTGCCAAATGCATGATGTGAGTGAGTGTACTGCCTTGAGTATTGTGATTGGATGCAAATGGCCTAAAGTGGTTGAACCAAGCGGGAAGCCTATGAAATGAGGTGCTAAAAAGGGAATTGAGATAGCCTATGGAAAAATGACATGCGAAAGGGAACTTAGTGGCTTAACAATGGTTCACATAGACCAAACTGCAAATAACTTAAACACAAGAATTATGTGCagcaaaagggaaaaaaaaacaatcaaaacaaattggaataaaagtaaaatcaattTCTTACCCCTACTCATTTTTCGAAacttttatttaacttttaaatttaatttaatatttgatttaatgctACATCAATCACCATTAAATCATGTCATTTCATTAAGAGCAAAATTAAGGGATTACAATGtcacttaaataatttttttataataaaggAATTAAAATCAATGAGAGACGACTTGTAAACTTTAAccctaaaagtaaaaataaagtttgaaaaagaggaaaaaaagtaaaagagaaagatttgtactatttttccttctttaattCTCAAGCCGTATGTgtagaaaaaatatttgtaaaactgttagaAAAATAATCCTGTCATGtcccaacattttgaattattacgagttaaataataaaatgatataagctattatgatatatttaattgttgtAGACATTAGGCCTCATTTAcacataaattttgaaacatatgttttccatgtaaataatttgaaggtgtatgtatatattttcacgcatttaaattataaataaataaatttaaaaatgaagcCATTATATTAACCTTCATCATCCATTATGTTGGAAGGTTaccataattttagaaataacaaAAAGTCCTGGACATTGACGGCTGTATGAGTTATTCACGAGAGGAACAAAGTTCACGAGCAATATctattaatgaattaattaagcTAATAGCATGCGTGCACAAAACGACGGCTTGGAAGGCCAAAGGTCTTCTTTCCCTATCGCATTATCTGTTCTTGTCTTGTCTTAACCCAGTTCTTATATCAACCCTACATATGCTTTGTTTGTCTATATGTGCCTCAGCTAGctattatatttaattagggtggaattaattttgattaagttggATTAAAATGAGGAAATATTTTGTATGGTTTTGAAGACGTTGGGCAGAGGGAAGAGGGAAAGTGGCAAAGGGAAACGACAAATTAAAGCCTCAATAGAAAGACAGTTTTGTTATTATTGGTTGATGAAAATGAGGTCTGGTTGGTTCCAAGCAGCCTTACctaagcttattttaaaatagatgtatgtgattttgtaaattaaatggtaattaataaaaaataaaatattacactCATGATGTGACATTGCGTAAAGCATTTATTGGATGGTATATGTGTCTTAGGCAAAACTATGGGCGCGTGGGGTTTCTTTCAATAATTTCTGCCAAGTACTCTACTTCAACCTTGCCTTggatttacaaataatttaattttaaaacaaaacatgcCAGGTGAGACCATCAGACAGTTAGAATCAGTTGAgggtaattttctttttcattgccATATGGTGAGACacctttaataatatttttatttagacgTGAATTTAATACGAGtgtattctttttctttggcTGAAAAAATTCGAGTGTTTTATTCCATTTTATCTATTCAGTTtgcatatatttaaaagaaaccAAACATTGCTACTATTCATgttcatataaaaaaatagttttatgaaATTAGAAAGTGTTTAATATtggtacaaataatttatttagtaattattgtattaatattttattactccagcactattaaaataaaggtttttttttttggcttaaaaaggaaaaagaaaaggaatgggAAAAGTGAAGCCCGTGAACGTTGCATGTGATAATGAGGAGCTGTCATAATCAGTGGCTCTTCAGTCATCAAATGCAAATAAACCTACTCACGTGTCCCCTTTTGGCCttcttttacattaaaatattatttcttaagtccattattaaattattaaaacgcAGTGAATGAAAAtctgtataaaataaaataatagcaatgCTGGCAGCCGCTGCAATTGCAATCCGACTTTAATTTtcttcattaataaaaaaataaaatctcataTTAAGATTTCTGTAAAATGAACATTTATTAAgagttatataaataattataaaaatttgtatgtaatttattaacagataaaatataatatatccaTAATggaataatgaaatatttaaccattttgtaaaaaatagcAGAAAGATTGGAACGAAAAAAGATCCCAGGGAGTAGATTTCTGTTGCTAGTCACATCACATGGTCTTTtgtaaaatagtataaaatttctaaatttaaattctttacataaataatgtgctcgataattaattcaaaacgGATAAAAAGGAATGGAAAGGGTACCCTTCTGTTAATAGTCACGTCTTATAACTTATGttccacaaaaaaataaaaagaagaaatcaaataggcaaattataaaaatataaataaataaatgtaaaactgTAAAAGCATTCCAGTTATGAAGAAACATGTGAAACCTGTGTTTCGAATTTTGCAAAAAATGGAGGAAACTACATTGCTTTTCATTTCTGGTCTATTTACCTATAATAGCTAGGACGATAGGTGTCGGGTATTGGAATATACAGAATAGATGTTATGCATTGGTCATCAAGAAATTGAATGATTCACATGCATGGGGCATGTAAATTAGATTATAATAATGTCTTCTaaccttattttaaatattatatatttttataaaggaTTTGctaccttaaaattttatatgaagtATGAATGAAAAGGATTATCAaagcattttctttttaaaatttttgcattaTGTCTTAATAGTCCTCATTGCTTCGACATCTTCCCCCTATATAAACACCATCACATATTATTTTGGCTCTCAAAGCACAAGCTTCACTTCTGTCTTTGTCTCTCTTTATCACTCTCTGTTCTTATCTCTGTTTCTCACCTTGAGAAACTctaagaaagaagaagaagaaaaaaaatgggtgGAGTTAACTTCAGAAGTCTCacatttatgattttaattgcattttttGTATGGTGTTCAAGTATTGAAACATGCATTGCTAGAAGAGGCAAGCACTGGAGGCAGAGCAGGTATGCTGCTGCACTATCTAAGAAGAAAGGAGGAAGTCATGGTCATCGCAATTACCACAATGGAGGATCAAAGCCTAAACCTCCTCCTCCCCAGTCCCACAAAGCTACTCCATCTCCTAAACCTAAAGAAGAAGTCCCCCCTTCAACTCCTTCACCCCACGGCGGTTACAGCTATGATCAGCAGTCTACCGTATTCAATGTCCTAGATTTTGGCGCTAAAGGTGATGGGAAATCTGATGATACTAAGGTGAGAATGTCAACTTCTCGTTTATGCTCAATACAATGTTCAATGTGTTGCTTAATACTAAGAATTTTCCATTACTTTAGGAATATGACCAAAAACACATGCACAAAAAAGAGCTACAATACTTGAAACTAATTATTTTCCCCACCAAATCAAACAACAAAATGGACCATGTGGATTAATTCACCGTTGTTACTTGAAGAGGAGGGCATTCGAAGTTCTTAAACTTCCATGCATTTTTTTGGCCATTAAAGTTTGATTAAAGCTACAATAGGCAAGTTGAcagttttttactttttagaaaaacaacttTCAGGGGGCCAATGCAgtagaaaagtttaaaaaatagctAGCAAAGCAGAACTTACtggttaaaatatgatcatatgaAATGCGCAGAAAGCCTATATGGAAACAAAGAAAAGCAAGTAAAAAATGTGGTAGAAACAAAAGAGAGCAGAGCACAACTAACCAAAGTTGCGCGGGGCCACTCCAAATTAAAGAATGATTCTCTTTAGGGTAGTTTAGACGTGATTGGTGCAATAATTACTATAGCAAACAGCTAACCACCATTCAACTGTAATTCTATGCCTGTAGTTATTATCACGTTAGCTGCAAACCTGACTTAGTACGATGCAACGCAGGCATTTCAAGACACATGGGCAGCTGCATGTAAAGTGGAGGCATCAACTGTTGTCGTTCCAGCCGAATTTGTGTTTCTTGTAGGACCCATTTCATTTTCTGGTCCATACTGTCAAGCAAACATTGTGTTTCAGGTAAAACCATGTGGGATCTTAATTACTCCTTCTATATTGGCTAATGAGTCAATAACATACAGATAACACTGTCAAATAAAATTGGAAAGATAACTACCAATAATAGCAGGTTGATGTCAAGTGAAATGGAACACCTGATGCACCTTGAGATTGTTATGGTAGTAAAGAATTGATGCTTGATCACGGCTGAtgtggctgaaattttttttttctcagctGGATGGCACAATTATTGCTCCGACTGATGCTCGACCCTGGGGAAAAGGTCTTCTGCAGTGGCTTGAATTTACAAAGCTGAAAGGTATAGCAATTCAAGGAAAAGGCATCCTTGATGGAAGAGGCTCAGGGTGGTGGCAAGATGCCCCGTATGAAGATCCCTATGATGATGAAAGAAAACTCATAATTCCATTAAACAGCACAGTTCAAGAAAGGCCACCAATGCCGGTAATCACCTACTTCAGTTTCAACTTGCCCCTGGAATTTTATGTTCATGGTCTGTAACTTAATCATGTTTCTCCTATAAATTGGACAATAGGTCAGAAATGAACTCAGTGGAAAAATGCCGAGCATCAAACCAACTGTAAGGGGCACTTGAAACTATAAAAAAACCAATCATATTCCATGACCAGGCAGCCATATGACATTTTTCTTACCTTCCGTTGTACAGGCACTTAGGTTTTATGGGAGTTTTAACGTGACAGTCACGGGCATAACAATTCAAAACAGTCCTCAATGCCATCTCAAGTTCGATAATTGCATGGGAGTTGTGGTGCACGATATTACCGTCTCATCTCCTGGGGACAGTCCTAATACAGATGGAATTCACCTACAGAACTCCAATGATGTGCTAATTCATAGCAGTAATCTCGCCTGTggtaattatttaaattatcttgCTTGTAAATAAGTATTGTTGCCATACCGCATTCAGTTAAACAATGGTCAGCCATACGCTGAGCTCCAGCAATGAATGGAGTAAGACCTGCAGGTCAACATTTAAGGATAAAGGGTTAAGATAAGACCTTGTGAACATCTGACAGTATCATAGAAAAGGTGCTGAATGAGGTAGTTCTGATAGGATACTGAAAGACACGTTTCACAATCTTATCCTGCTAATGCTTTCATTCCACA of Gossypium raimondii isolate GPD5lz chromosome 3, ASM2569854v1, whole genome shotgun sequence contains these proteins:
- the LOC105794646 gene encoding polygalacturonase At1g48100 is translated as MGGVNFRSLTFMILIAFFVWCSSIETCIARRGKHWRQSRYAAALSKKKGGSHGHRNYHNGGSKPKPPPPQSHKATPSPKPKEEVPPSTPSPHGGYSYDQQSTVFNVLDFGAKGDGKSDDTKAFQDTWAAACKVEASTVVVPAEFVFLVGPISFSGPYCQANIVFQLDGTIIAPTDARPWGKGLLQWLEFTKLKGIAIQGKGILDGRGSGWWQDAPYEDPYDDERKLIIPLNSTVQERPPMPVRNELSGKMPSIKPTALRFYGSFNVTVTGITIQNSPQCHLKFDNCMGVVVHDITVSSPGDSPNTDGIHLQNSNDVLIHSSNLACGDDCVSIQTGCSNVYIHNVNCGPGHGISIGSLGRDNTKACVSNITVRDIVMHNTMNGVRIKTWQGGSGSVQGVLFSNIQVSEVQLPIVIDQFYCDKRKCSNETAAVALSGITYEKIRGTYTVKPVHFACSDSLPCIGVTLSAIELKPVQERYHLYDPFCWQTFGELTTPTVPPISCLQIGKPTNNRVQSDHDVC